In the genome of Deinococcus deserti VCD115, one region contains:
- a CDS encoding elongation factor G codes for MPVRIVSLAAHSGAGKTTLSEALLHRSGAISRAGRVEDGTTQSDHSEEERQHGFSIRTGVLRLQHRDTSITLLDTPGFADFVREIRGGIRAADNVIVVVSATGGVEVGTERVWTTADRFGMPRIVVLGKMDRERAHFAATLADVRATLPGPTVAAYLPDGEGPDFRGLVDVLSDEDQVPDELRSAVAEARTVLTDAIVESDDELMNRYLEGEEISTEELRAAFFRAVHAGQLYPALPVSATTGVGLDELLDLMVHGLRSAAERGDVTGVDGQTRAPTPEAPFSARVWRVSMDPYVGKVAHVRVWSGTLRAGDTVRNTTRGAELRPAHLYVASGRELQEVPELSAGMIGVLTKSPDLHTGDTLADPQHPIEYDPLELPDVVHTVALHPQTRQDEDRLGDALGKLLEEDPTLNYSREPQTGEMLLGGMGEMHTTIAVEKLAALGVKVSTTPPQIPYRETIRATAQAQGRHKKQSGGHGQFGDCVLRIQPGKGYLFSSAVVGGAIPSKYLPSIEKGVQDAMVKGSLAGFPVQDVHVTVLDGSYHEVDSSDLAFRMAGALAMRNALEQARPVLLEPVMLLRVRAPASFTGDLMSDLQTRRARVQGMEPEGSVFTISAVVPQSELQTYNADLRSMTGDRGAYSVKPFGYQEVPEHLARKVIEERRAAQV; via the coding sequence ATGCCCGTTCGTATTGTCAGTCTCGCGGCGCACTCCGGCGCCGGAAAAACCACGCTCAGCGAAGCCCTGCTGCACCGGAGCGGGGCCATTTCACGTGCCGGCCGTGTTGAGGACGGCACGACCCAGAGCGACCACAGTGAAGAAGAGCGCCAGCATGGCTTTTCGATCCGTACCGGCGTGCTGCGCCTGCAGCACCGGGACACCAGCATCACCCTGCTGGACACGCCGGGCTTCGCGGATTTCGTGCGTGAGATCCGCGGGGGAATTCGTGCGGCTGACAACGTGATCGTGGTGGTCAGTGCCACAGGCGGGGTCGAGGTCGGTACCGAACGGGTCTGGACCACCGCCGACCGCTTCGGCATGCCGCGCATCGTGGTGCTGGGCAAGATGGACCGGGAGCGTGCGCATTTTGCCGCGACCCTGGCGGACGTGCGTGCCACCCTGCCCGGCCCGACGGTGGCCGCTTACCTCCCGGACGGTGAAGGCCCTGATTTCCGTGGCCTGGTGGACGTGCTGTCCGACGAGGATCAGGTGCCGGACGAGCTGCGCAGCGCCGTGGCTGAGGCCCGCACCGTGCTGACCGACGCCATCGTCGAATCCGACGACGAGCTGATGAACCGGTATCTGGAAGGCGAGGAGATCAGCACAGAGGAACTGCGGGCGGCGTTTTTCCGGGCCGTGCATGCCGGCCAGCTGTACCCGGCCCTGCCGGTCAGCGCCACCACCGGGGTGGGTCTGGACGAACTGCTGGACCTGATGGTTCACGGCCTGCGCAGCGCGGCCGAACGTGGGGACGTGACCGGAGTAGACGGTCAGACCCGTGCGCCCACCCCCGAGGCACCCTTCAGCGCGCGGGTCTGGCGCGTCAGCATGGACCCGTATGTGGGCAAGGTGGCGCACGTCCGGGTCTGGAGCGGCACGCTGCGCGCGGGTGACACGGTGCGCAACACGACCCGGGGCGCCGAGCTGCGTCCCGCCCACCTGTATGTGGCCAGCGGGCGGGAGCTGCAGGAGGTCCCGGAGCTGAGCGCGGGCATGATCGGCGTGCTGACCAAGAGCCCGGACCTGCATACGGGCGATACCCTGGCCGATCCGCAGCACCCGATCGAATACGATCCGCTGGAACTGCCGGACGTGGTGCACACGGTGGCCCTGCACCCGCAGACGCGTCAGGACGAGGACCGTCTGGGAGACGCGCTGGGCAAGCTGCTCGAAGAAGACCCTACGCTGAACTACAGCCGCGAACCGCAGACCGGCGAAATGCTGCTGGGCGGCATGGGCGAGATGCACACCACCATCGCTGTGGAGAAACTCGCGGCGCTGGGGGTCAAGGTGAGCACCACCCCACCGCAGATTCCGTACCGCGAGACCATACGTGCCACAGCGCAGGCCCAGGGGCGGCACAAGAAGCAGTCGGGGGGGCACGGCCAGTTTGGAGATTGTGTGCTGCGGATCCAGCCGGGAAAGGGCTACCTCTTCAGCAGTGCGGTGGTAGGCGGAGCCATTCCCAGCAAGTACCTGCCCAGCATTGAAAAAGGCGTACAGGACGCCATGGTCAAGGGCAGCCTGGCCGGTTTCCCGGTGCAGGACGTGCATGTCACTGTGCTGGACGGCAGCTACCATGAGGTGGACAGCAGCGACCTGGCTTTCCGCATGGCAGGGGCGCTGGCCATGCGCAACGCCCTGGAGCAGGCCCGTCCCGTTCTGCTGGAACCGGTCATGCTGCTGCGGGTCCGGGCCCCGGCGTCCTTTACCGGTGACCTGATGAGTGACCTGCAGACCCGCCGGGCGCGGGTGCAGGGGATGGAGCCCGAAGGCAGTGTCTTTACCATCAGCGCGGTGGTGCCGCAGTCGGAACTGCAGACCTACAACGCTGACCTGCGCAGCATGACCGGTGACCGGGGCGCCTACTCGGTCAAGCCATTCGGCTACCAGGAGGTTCCCGAACATCTGGCCAGAAAGGTCATTGAGGAACGCCGCGCGGCGCAGGTATAA
- a CDS encoding metallophosphoesterase: MSGSPEQPRKVRLPALALVALIGARGAGKTTFAAEHLRPEEVVSAAQHGEDPLAPLLQAAGTRLSRGELAVVDAPLVRPHDRRRVVELARQHDVSAVAVVLDLPRPLLTQRLGPEGDRAALAAEVTELHRTLHGLEKEGFRRVWVLRSLQEVRQFSLQRVPLAPDRRDLEGPFDIIGDVHGCLPELLTLLDQLGYTRGQAMTPPPGRRAVFLGDLVDRGPDSAGVLRLVMDMVNSGAALCLPGNHEEKLLRALNGKAVRALHGLDVTLQQLHAAGEAFRSEVRAFVQSMPSHLLLDGGRLVVAHAGLPEHYHGRVSGRVRSFALYGDTDGRVDETGLPVRRDWARTYRGEALVVYGHTPVTAPRWLNGTVNIDTGCAFGGQLTALRYPELDTVSVPASEQYAVPGRPLLEAGIHPG; the protein is encoded by the coding sequence ATGTCCGGCTCCCCCGAACAACCCCGTAAAGTCCGGCTGCCTGCCCTGGCGCTGGTGGCGCTGATCGGTGCACGTGGCGCCGGAAAAACCACCTTCGCCGCAGAGCACCTCAGGCCGGAGGAGGTGGTGAGCGCGGCCCAGCACGGTGAGGACCCGCTTGCTCCTCTGCTCCAGGCAGCCGGCACACGGCTGTCGCGGGGGGAACTCGCGGTGGTGGACGCGCCGCTGGTCCGTCCACACGACCGGCGGCGCGTGGTGGAGCTGGCCCGGCAGCATGACGTCTCGGCGGTGGCTGTGGTGCTGGATCTGCCACGCCCACTGCTGACCCAGCGCCTCGGACCTGAAGGTGACCGGGCTGCCCTGGCCGCCGAAGTCACCGAGCTGCACCGGACCCTGCACGGCCTGGAGAAAGAAGGTTTCCGGCGGGTCTGGGTGCTGCGGAGTCTGCAGGAAGTCAGGCAGTTCAGCCTGCAGCGCGTGCCGCTGGCGCCGGACCGCCGGGACCTGGAAGGACCTTTTGACATCATCGGTGACGTTCACGGCTGCCTGCCGGAACTGCTCACCCTGCTGGACCAGCTGGGCTACACCAGGGGGCAGGCCATGACGCCTCCACCAGGGCGCCGGGCCGTGTTTCTGGGTGATCTGGTGGACCGCGGCCCGGACAGCGCCGGGGTGCTCCGACTGGTCATGGACATGGTGAATTCCGGCGCGGCGCTGTGCCTGCCCGGCAACCACGAGGAAAAGCTGCTGCGCGCCCTGAACGGCAAGGCGGTGCGTGCGCTCCATGGCCTGGACGTGACACTCCAGCAGCTGCACGCTGCCGGCGAAGCGTTCCGCTCGGAGGTGCGGGCCTTCGTGCAGAGCATGCCCAGCCACCTGCTGCTGGATGGTGGCCGGCTGGTCGTGGCGCACGCCGGTTTGCCTGAGCATTACCACGGCCGGGTATCGGGCCGGGTCCGCAGCTTTGCCCTCTACGGCGACACCGACGGGCGGGTGGATGAGACTGGATTGCCGGTCCGCCGTGACTGGGCCCGCACCTACCGGGGTGAGGCCCTGGTGGTGTACGGCCACACCCCGGTCACCGCTCCCCGCTGGCTCAACGGCACCGTAAATATTGACACCGGGTGTGCCTTCGGGGGCCAACTGACGGCCCTGCGGTACCCGGAGCTGGACACCGTGAGTGTCCCGGCCAGCGAACAGTACGCGGTTCCTGGCCGCCCCCTGCTAGAGGCGGGCATACACCCAGGCTGA
- a CDS encoding YpdA family putative bacillithiol disulfide reductase: protein MSGLVDVAIIGAGPVGLAAAIACKRAGLSYVVLEKGCVVNAIFEYPTYMSFFTTAPELEIGNHPMVTGHDKPDRRDALMYYRLVTQREALNVEQYTEVTAVHAAPAGFTVQVEKRDGNSGVVEARRVVVATGYYDNPMALGIPGEDSDNVSHYYTEAHPFMGLNVTVIGAGNSAADAALDLWRGGANVTMVVRAPELKPTIKYWVRPDLENRIKEGSITAHFNSQVVEIHPDLVRVQRQDGTTWDLPTHFTFALTGYRPDLSFLSGLGLAQHPDECLVLSDHYESSVPGLFVAGSAGFAGKTNQVFIENGRFHADVAVAEITRQLGSGVLRQG, encoded by the coding sequence ATGAGTGGTCTGGTAGATGTTGCGATTATCGGTGCGGGCCCGGTGGGTCTGGCCGCCGCCATTGCCTGCAAGCGTGCAGGCCTGAGTTACGTGGTGCTGGAAAAAGGCTGTGTGGTGAACGCCATTTTCGAATACCCCACCTACATGTCCTTTTTCACCACCGCTCCAGAGCTGGAAATCGGCAACCACCCGATGGTAACCGGGCACGACAAGCCCGACCGGCGCGACGCGCTGATGTATTACCGGCTGGTCACCCAGCGCGAGGCGCTGAATGTCGAGCAGTACACCGAAGTTACTGCCGTTCATGCAGCGCCTGCCGGCTTTACCGTCCAGGTCGAGAAGCGTGACGGCAACAGCGGGGTCGTCGAGGCCCGTCGGGTGGTGGTGGCCACCGGGTATTACGACAATCCCATGGCCCTGGGCATTCCGGGCGAGGACAGCGACAACGTCAGCCACTACTACACCGAGGCCCATCCTTTCATGGGGCTGAACGTGACGGTCATCGGTGCAGGAAACTCGGCCGCCGACGCCGCCCTGGACCTGTGGCGCGGCGGGGCGAACGTGACCATGGTGGTGCGTGCCCCGGAACTGAAGCCCACCATCAAATACTGGGTGCGGCCAGACCTGGAAAACCGCATCAAGGAAGGCAGCATCACTGCCCATTTCAACTCCCAGGTCGTGGAAATTCACCCTGATCTCGTCCGGGTGCAGCGCCAGGACGGCACCACGTGGGACCTGCCGACCCATTTCACCTTCGCGCTGACCGGCTACCGCCCGGACCTGTCCTTCCTGTCGGGTCTGGGACTCGCACAGCACCCGGACGAGTGTCTGGTGCTCAGTGATCATTACGAGAGCAGCGTGCCCGGTCTGTTCGTGGCGGGCAGCGCGGGGTTTGCCGGGAAAACCAATCAGGTCTTTATCGAGAACGGCCGCTTTCACGCTGATGTCGCAGTGGCTGAAATTACCCGTCAGCTGGGGAGCGGAGTCCTGCGGCAAGGCTGA
- a CDS encoding VanW family protein, with protein sequence MVSALSRALLLGTLLLGAHAAAQSVPVLPPAAPVTPVPPTEPAPVPVEPAPVDPAPVEPAPVEPPPAEPVPVDPAPRPPAKPVAPAQPAPQISAPLLINVEAQWPAVVNGKKTVVPFTRTLTIPGHRVSVLRQRGVITPSLEADVATFIKELPTEPQDARFEELWDGWTLVQRNGLKVDGAKTRQSILTALKNPKGVKATVVISGQVAPKRTLDYFVSRGITAHLGSGETNYHGSSPARMTNIHVGAASFKDRLFEGKTFSFNQMIGPISTQSGYVTGLVIAGERTASGVGGGICQVSTTVFRTLYKAGLPVVERRNHSYQVHYYDPQGMDATIYQPSQDLRFANDTGGALWFQADWNDKEARLSVHVFGKVRDHTVEVGAPRTLSTTPSPKDRLIQDATLNAGQRKQVDWAAPGAVIEVTRKFIRAGKVFKQDTLRSQYRPWPNIFLVGTKS encoded by the coding sequence ATGGTTTCTGCCCTTTCGCGTGCCCTCCTGTTAGGCACACTGCTGCTGGGTGCGCACGCCGCTGCACAAAGTGTGCCGGTGTTGCCACCTGCTGCCCCGGTTACCCCAGTTCCTCCCACCGAGCCCGCGCCTGTTCCTGTGGAGCCGGCTCCTGTTGATCCAGCTCCCGTCGAGCCGGCCCCGGTAGAACCTCCTCCGGCTGAGCCGGTTCCAGTCGACCCGGCTCCCAGACCGCCTGCCAAGCCTGTGGCCCCTGCTCAGCCCGCTCCCCAGATCTCCGCTCCCCTCCTGATCAACGTGGAGGCCCAGTGGCCCGCGGTGGTCAACGGAAAAAAGACCGTGGTGCCATTTACCCGGACCCTCACTATTCCTGGACACCGCGTCAGCGTGCTGCGTCAGCGCGGAGTTATCACTCCCAGCCTGGAGGCCGACGTTGCCACCTTCATCAAGGAGCTGCCCACTGAACCCCAGGACGCCCGTTTTGAGGAGCTGTGGGATGGCTGGACCCTGGTCCAGCGAAACGGCCTGAAAGTAGACGGCGCCAAAACACGTCAGAGCATCCTGACCGCCCTGAAAAACCCCAAAGGCGTCAAGGCCACGGTCGTGATCAGTGGACAGGTGGCGCCCAAGCGCACGCTGGACTACTTTGTCTCGCGGGGCATCACCGCGCATCTAGGCAGCGGAGAGACCAACTATCACGGCAGCAGCCCGGCCCGCATGACCAACATCCACGTGGGTGCGGCCAGCTTCAAAGACCGCCTGTTTGAAGGCAAGACGTTTTCCTTTAATCAGATGATCGGGCCGATCAGCACCCAAAGCGGTTACGTGACAGGGCTGGTGATTGCTGGCGAACGTACTGCCAGTGGCGTGGGCGGCGGCATCTGTCAGGTCAGTACCACGGTCTTCCGGACTCTGTACAAGGCCGGGCTGCCCGTAGTGGAACGGCGTAATCATTCCTACCAGGTGCATTACTACGATCCGCAGGGAATGGACGCCACCATCTACCAGCCCAGTCAGGACCTGCGCTTTGCCAACGACACAGGCGGCGCCCTGTGGTTCCAGGCAGACTGGAATGACAAGGAAGCGCGCCTGAGCGTTCATGTGTTCGGCAAGGTGCGCGACCACACGGTCGAAGTCGGGGCACCGCGTACCCTGAGCACCACGCCGTCGCCTAAAGACCGGCTGATTCAGGACGCCACCCTGAATGCCGGGCAGCGCAAACAGGTGGACTGGGCCGCGCCGGGAGCCGTCATCGAGGTTACCCGGAAGTTTATCCGTGCCGGCAAGGTCTTCAAGCAGGACACGCTGCGCAGCCAGTACCGGCCCTGGCCCAACATCTTCCTGGTCGGTACGAAGTCCTGA